A DNA window from Marinitoga sp. 1197 contains the following coding sequences:
- the fliI gene encoding flagellar protein export ATPase FliI: protein MKDYNDIYENINKKITSLDFFSLEGIVDRITGVVIESRGPDVSLGDLCSITLKDGNTALCEVVGFVGNRVLLMPFEDVHGLYVGAKVKKLNRKVSIGITQNLLGRVLDGIGRPIDGKPLHIEKYRSIYSPPPNPLIRNKIEKPLSVGVKAIDGLITLGQGQRIGIFAGSGVGKSTLLGMIARNTSADINVISLIGERGREVREFIERDLGEEGLKRSIVVVSTSDQPALMRTKALLSATTIAEFFRDLGYNVMLMVDSLTRWAMAQREIGLSIGEPPATRGYTPSVFAELPKILERAGNSDKGSITAIYTVLVEGDDFNEPISDTVRGIVDGHIILSRRLAESSHYPAIDVLSSISRLMSSVVSAEHLDAAYTVRDIMATYNDAKDLIEVGAYKEGTSKKIDIAKREIDNINAFLKQGTFERPSFDEIVSQLIKLAKKLK, encoded by the coding sequence ATGAAAGATTATAATGATATTTATGAAAATATAAACAAAAAAATTACCTCCTTAGATTTTTTTTCGCTGGAAGGAATTGTAGATAGAATCACAGGCGTTGTTATAGAATCCAGGGGACCAGATGTGTCTCTTGGTGATTTGTGTTCTATAACATTAAAAGATGGAAATACTGCACTATGTGAAGTTGTTGGTTTTGTTGGAAATAGAGTTTTATTAATGCCTTTTGAAGATGTTCATGGTCTTTATGTTGGAGCTAAAGTAAAAAAATTAAACAGAAAGGTATCAATTGGAATTACTCAAAATCTATTAGGAAGAGTTTTAGATGGAATAGGAAGACCAATAGATGGAAAGCCCCTACATATTGAAAAATATCGTTCTATATATTCTCCGCCTCCAAATCCTTTAATAAGAAATAAAATAGAAAAACCTTTATCTGTTGGAGTTAAAGCTATAGATGGATTAATAACTCTCGGGCAGGGTCAAAGGATTGGAATTTTTGCCGGTAGTGGTGTTGGAAAAAGCACATTATTGGGTATGATTGCAAGAAATACATCTGCTGATATTAATGTAATCTCATTAATAGGTGAGCGAGGAAGAGAGGTTAGAGAGTTTATTGAAAGAGATTTAGGAGAAGAAGGTTTAAAACGCTCAATTGTCGTCGTTTCAACTTCTGATCAACCAGCTTTGATGAGAACCAAAGCTTTACTCAGCGCAACCACTATTGCAGAATTTTTCAGAGATCTCGGATATAATGTTATGCTAATGGTAGATTCTTTAACACGTTGGGCTATGGCTCAAAGAGAAATAGGGCTTTCAATAGGCGAACCTCCAGCAACGCGAGGATATACTCCAAGTGTTTTTGCGGAATTACCTAAAATATTGGAAAGAGCCGGTAATTCTGATAAAGGTAGTATAACTGCAATTTATACTGTTCTGGTTGAAGGCGACGATTTTAATGAACCAATTTCTGATACTGTTAGAGGTATTGTAGATGGACATATTATTTTATCCAGAAGATTGGCAGAATCTTCGCATTATCCAGCGATAGATGTTTTATCAAGTATAAGCAGATTAATGTCATCTGTTGTTTCGGCCGAACACCTTGATGCTGCTTATACGGTTCGTGACATTATGGCAACATATAATGATGCAAAGGACTTAATAGAAGTTGGCGCATATAAAGAGGGAACTAGCAAAAAAATTGATATTGCAAAAAGGGAAATTGATAATATCAATGCTTTTCTAAAACAGGGAACATTTGAAAGACCTTCATTTGATGAAATAGTAAGTCAATTAATAAAATTAGCGAAAAAATTGAAATAA
- a CDS encoding carbohydrate ABC transporter permease, with protein sequence MKVSKYFLSPHAWRRTRESITAYLYILPSMIILSIFVFWPIIYSFVLSFFKWDFKNQANPQFIGFDNYAQLFKLKHPVDLTFNVAFLGTFFIVFFTAYFLNALLDLKRIPDKKIKNFIIFNSILGLFAFILWNYINYQFQWIIFLWLAFSYVAIAAMKKIEGTPDKLLLRLILFLIIYIVGIKFIKIPEIVNYLSMAKEEADFLKAIWNTSYYVLLSMPITIFLSLIIALLFYQEIRGKVVFRTIYFIPFVTSVVAVSLVWQWIFNDNGLLNYILSFFGVDKVLWLKDEKWTIPTIAIISIWKLVGYYSIIFLAGLQNIDKSYYEAAEVDGATTWQKFAYITWPLLSPTTFFILIVSMIGAFKVFSEIFVLYSGLPGPYNNSGLTVVYYVFEKFYGEQRMGQASAAAYVLFGIILIFTFIQFVAGKKRVHYDS encoded by the coding sequence ATGAAAGTATCCAAATACTTTCTTTCTCCACATGCATGGAGACGAACGCGTGAAAGTATAACTGCATATTTATATATTTTACCATCCATGATTATTTTATCTATTTTTGTCTTCTGGCCTATTATATATTCATTTGTTTTGAGTTTTTTTAAATGGGATTTTAAAAATCAAGCAAACCCTCAGTTTATAGGTTTTGACAATTATGCTCAACTTTTTAAATTAAAACATCCCGTTGATTTAACATTTAATGTTGCTTTTTTAGGTACTTTTTTTATAGTATTTTTTACAGCATATTTTTTGAATGCTTTATTGGATTTGAAAAGAATTCCTGATAAAAAAATTAAAAATTTTATAATTTTTAATTCTATTTTGGGATTATTTGCGTTTATTCTTTGGAATTATATTAATTATCAATTTCAATGGATTATATTTCTATGGCTCGCTTTTTCATATGTTGCAATTGCTGCAATGAAAAAAATAGAAGGAACACCCGATAAATTATTATTGAGATTAATATTATTTTTAATTATTTATATTGTAGGAATAAAATTTATAAAAATACCAGAAATTGTGAATTATTTAAGTATGGCAAAAGAAGAAGCTGACTTTTTGAAAGCCATATGGAATACAAGTTATTATGTCTTATTATCAATGCCTATAACAATATTTTTATCTTTAATAATAGCTTTATTGTTTTATCAAGAAATCAGAGGAAAAGTTGTTTTTAGAACTATATACTTTATACCTTTTGTAACTAGTGTTGTTGCCGTTTCATTAGTCTGGCAATGGATATTTAATGACAATGGTTTATTAAATTACATTCTGTCATTTTTCGGCGTAGATAAAGTTTTATGGTTAAAGGATGAAAAATGGACAATTCCAACAATAGCTATTATTTCCATATGGAAACTGGTAGGATATTACTCTATAATTTTCCTTGCAGGACTTCAAAATATAGATAAAAGTTATTATGAAGCTGCAGAGGTTGACGGCGCAACAACATGGCAAAAATTTGCTTATATAACATGGCCTTTGCTTTCTCCAACAACATTCTTTATTTTAATTGTTTCTATGATTGGTGCATTTAAAGTGTTCTCTGAAATTTTTGTTCTTTATTCAGGACTCCCAGGTCCATACAACAATAGTGGTTTGACAGTTGTTTATTATGTTTTTGAAAAATTCTATGGTGAACAGAGAATGGGACAGGCAAGTGCAGCTGCATATGTGTTATTTGGTATTATACTGATTTTTACCTTTATACAATTTGTAGCTGGGAAAAAACGTGTCCATTACGATTCTTAA
- a CDS encoding carbohydrate ABC transporter permease: MSWNKFANTMGTLIVYLLVIGGAIVMAMPFAWMVVTSFKTGSEIAQWPPRWTSKNFKSEISVNIKNVPSTTLGNQGSLSLAEFRASQSGEIYNPYKKVFIVEDDPIKRGLVTLTFTKINYADNENINTLIKEIKEYNAKFPLIKELSNKINLLKENPQSFENFYFGLYSSSNGLFKKSQILKSLDKEIKNSINYIDKFLKISLNRVPYLRVKDTDNSVIKNEKLRKKDELKNYLLKLKNSLSDVSALIENFSKGTGIISNDEISHIIEKLNSINFVSFTDMYLRNVNRLLEKNIYNSIIYNKNSLKFKAFFENKFNDVQKYTSNDLTIQFKVPTKEIMKANFLKKLESSDIPDELKNEIDKNIDILKIKDNFVLNLEHDFNDQVLSILNINSEDLSRALMIIRSLSKINNVNVDNINNYLNTFDLDFINEKNIDKSKLLKLSSIRNDYNKILEKFNKVYSDSISIVNLIKAPSFIDKVYYRNYSTIEIYYKDSYAVWFLDDIPTMKANFTPTEIFSNVFQNYVDAWNAAPFSKYYINTLFMATSTTILEIIIASMAAFAFAKLEFWGKNILFTLFLATMMVPGEVMLVPNFITISKFRWLDTYYALIIPWIVSVFAIFLLRQQFLTIPNDLWDAAKIDGSSSWRFLWTVMVPLSKPALITGALLKFVGSWNAFLWVLIVTKSPEMRTLAVGLQTFTTESGTLYNLLMAASTFSVIPIIILFIFMQKYFVAGIARSGLKG; this comes from the coding sequence ATGTCCTGGAATAAATTTGCTAATACTATGGGTACTTTAATTGTATATTTGTTGGTTATTGGTGGAGCTATTGTAATGGCAATGCCATTTGCCTGGATGGTTGTAACTTCATTTAAAACCGGTAGCGAAATAGCACAATGGCCACCAAGATGGACATCAAAAAATTTCAAATCTGAAATTTCAGTAAACATTAAAAATGTACCTTCAACAACACTTGGCAATCAGGGAAGTCTTAGTTTAGCTGAATTCAGAGCCTCTCAAAGTGGAGAGATATATAATCCGTATAAAAAGGTTTTTATCGTTGAAGATGATCCAATAAAAAGAGGTTTAGTTACCTTAACTTTTACAAAAATAAATTATGCTGATAATGAAAACATCAATACTTTAATTAAAGAAATAAAAGAATATAATGCTAAATTTCCTTTGATAAAAGAATTATCCAATAAAATAAATCTATTAAAAGAAAATCCACAAAGTTTTGAGAATTTTTATTTCGGCTTATATTCATCCTCAAATGGATTATTTAAAAAATCTCAAATATTAAAATCACTGGATAAAGAAATTAAAAATTCTATCAATTACATTGATAAATTTTTAAAGATTTCTTTAAATAGAGTCCCATATCTCAGAGTTAAAGATACTGATAACTCAGTAATAAAAAATGAAAAATTAAGAAAAAAGGATGAGTTAAAAAATTATCTTTTAAAATTAAAAAACAGTTTATCCGACGTATCTGCTTTAATAGAAAATTTTTCAAAAGGTACTGGAATAATTTCAAATGATGAAATTTCTCATATAATTGAAAAATTAAATTCTATCAATTTTGTATCATTCACTGATATGTATTTAAGAAATGTCAATAGATTACTGGAAAAAAATATTTATAATTCAATAATCTATAACAAAAATTCTTTGAAATTTAAAGCATTTTTTGAAAATAAATTTAATGATGTTCAAAAATATACCTCTAATGACTTAACAATACAATTCAAGGTTCCAACTAAAGAAATAATGAAAGCTAATTTCCTCAAAAAACTTGAATCATCAGATATACCAGATGAATTAAAAAATGAAATAGATAAAAATATCGATATATTAAAAATTAAAGATAACTTTGTATTAAATTTAGAACACGACTTTAATGACCAAGTATTATCTATTTTAAATATCAATTCAGAAGATTTATCGCGAGCATTGATGATAATCAGAAGTCTTTCTAAAATAAATAATGTAAATGTTGATAATATCAATAACTATTTAAATACTTTTGATCTTGACTTTATAAATGAAAAAAATATCGATAAATCAAAATTATTAAAACTGTCTAGCATCAGAAATGACTATAATAAAATCCTTGAAAAATTCAATAAGGTTTATTCAGATTCAATTTCCATAGTTAATTTAATTAAAGCACCTTCTTTTATTGATAAAGTTTATTATAGAAACTATTCTACTATTGAAATATATTATAAAGATTCATATGCTGTATGGTTTCTTGACGATATACCAACAATGAAAGCTAATTTTACGCCAACAGAAATCTTTTCAAATGTTTTTCAAAACTATGTTGATGCATGGAACGCTGCACCTTTTTCAAAATATTATATAAATACCTTATTCATGGCAACATCTACAACTATTCTTGAGATTATTATTGCATCAATGGCCGCTTTTGCATTTGCTAAACTTGAATTCTGGGGTAAAAATATTTTATTCACATTATTTTTAGCAACAATGATGGTTCCAGGGGAAGTTATGCTTGTTCCAAACTTTATAACAATAAGTAAATTTAGATGGCTTGATACATATTATGCATTAATAATACCGTGGATAGTCAGTGTATTTGCTATATTTTTATTAAGACAACAGTTTTTGACAATTCCAAATGATTTATGGGACGCTGCTAAAATAGATGGGAGTTCAAGCTGGCGATTCTTATGGACTGTTATGGTTCCTTTAAGTAAACCTGCATTAATTACAGGTGCTTTATTAAAATTTGTAGGAAGTTGGAATGCATTCTTATGGGTATTAATCGTTACCAAGTCTCCAGAAATGCGCACCTTAGCTGTAGGATTACAAACATTTACAACAGAATCCGGTACATTATATAATCTATTAATGGCTGCTTCGACATTCTCTGTAATTCCAATAATTATATTGTTTATTTTCATGCAAAAGTACTTCGTGGCAGGAATAGCACGTTCAGGATTGAAAGGATAA
- a CDS encoding class I SAM-dependent methyltransferase, translating into MEKLIITTSHKPSKEQLQRAKQLAKKYGLIYKNRRHLKTGNIFFVVEKNLTVKVKKNDFEFFFHPSIVKIRMKNFVSDKKDYLLNNLELKGNEIILDLTFGLGSEALLIASQLDNGKLIGLEGSFPIYFVVKESINYYPYKIKWLKEASNKIEVINDNYKHFIRNQKDKSYDIIYCDPMFENPVFESSALNPLRKFAVYETLEPSDIEEMKRVAKSKVIVKAHVKDSIWNKYKFDKIDGSKNSGVFYGVIYIK; encoded by the coding sequence ATGGAAAAATTAATTATAACTACGTCCCACAAACCATCGAAGGAACAACTACAGCGAGCCAAACAACTCGCTAAAAAATATGGTTTAATATATAAAAACAGAAGACATTTAAAAACCGGTAATATATTCTTTGTTGTAGAAAAGAATTTAACCGTAAAAGTAAAAAAGAATGACTTTGAATTTTTCTTTCATCCTTCTATTGTAAAAATAAGAATGAAAAATTTTGTGTCAGATAAAAAAGATTATTTACTGAATAATTTAGAATTAAAAGGAAATGAAATTATTTTAGATTTAACTTTTGGTCTTGGTAGTGAAGCTTTATTAATTGCTTCTCAATTAGACAATGGAAAATTAATTGGTCTTGAAGGTTCATTCCCTATATATTTTGTTGTTAAAGAAAGTATAAATTATTATCCATATAAAATAAAATGGTTAAAAGAAGCTTCAAATAAAATTGAAGTAATAAATGATAATTATAAACACTTTATAAGAAATCAAAAGGATAAAAGTTATGATATTATATATTGTGATCCAATGTTTGAAAATCCCGTATTTGAATCTTCTGCGCTAAACCCATTGAGAAAGTTTGCTGTTTATGAAACATTAGAACCTTCAGACATCGAAGAAATGAAAAGAGTTGCAAAAAGTAAAGTTATTGTAAAAGCTCATGTAAAGGATTCTATATGGAATAAATATAAATTTGATAAAATTGACGGGAGCAAAAATTCAGGTGTGTTTTACGGGGTGATTTATATAAAATGA
- the miaA gene encoding tRNA (adenosine(37)-N6)-dimethylallyltransferase MiaA: MKIPVILGPTAVGKTGILTEFGDDFEVVSCDSRQIYKYMDIGTAKPTKYEQKKIKHHLIDFIEPNQYYNAYMYRLDALKSIEDILNRGKIPIISGGTGLYFDSIYKGFFESPSSLTLRSYLRKLEEKQPGIIREILKDVDPESYLRIHQNDLKRSIRALEIYIISGKRMSELIKNHKAHSPYEFNIIILDRDRKELHERINLRVELMIKNGLIDEVKKLIDMGYNKNLNSLNTIGYKEVLEYIEGKYDYDKMIHLIKRNTRRYARRQIIYFRGYDNAVWINLSEEKYVIKKIRDLIFLNL, encoded by the coding sequence ATGAAAATACCTGTAATATTAGGTCCTACCGCAGTTGGCAAAACTGGAATTCTCACAGAGTTTGGAGATGATTTTGAAGTTGTATCTTGTGATTCAAGACAAATATATAAATATATGGACATCGGTACCGCAAAACCTACAAAATATGAACAGAAAAAAATCAAACATCATTTGATTGATTTTATAGAACCAAATCAATATTATAATGCATATATGTATAGATTAGATGCTTTAAAGAGTATTGAAGATATTTTAAATAGAGGAAAAATTCCAATAATATCAGGTGGAACTGGATTATATTTCGATTCTATATATAAAGGTTTTTTTGAATCACCGTCTTCGTTAACATTAAGAAGTTATTTAAGAAAATTAGAGGAAAAACAACCAGGAATCATAAGAGAAATATTAAAAGATGTTGATCCTGAAAGTTATTTAAGAATACATCAAAATGATTTAAAACGAAGTATCAGAGCTTTAGAAATATATATTATATCTGGAAAAAGAATGTCTGAATTAATAAAAAATCACAAAGCACATTCCCCCTATGAATTTAATATAATTATACTGGATAGAGATAGAAAAGAGCTTCATGAAAGAATAAATTTAAGAGTTGAATTAATGATAAAAAATGGATTAATTGATGAAGTAAAAAAACTAATTGACATGGGATATAACAAAAACTTAAATTCTTTGAATACTATTGGATATAAAGAAGTATTAGAATATATTGAGGGGAAATATGATTATGATAAAATGATACATCTTATAAAAAGAAATACAAGACGTTATGCCAGACGGCAGATTATATATTTTAGAGGATATGATAATGCAGTATGGATAAATTTATCAGAAGAAAAATATGTGATAAAGAAAATTAGAGATTTGATTTTTTTAAATTTATAA
- the hfq gene encoding RNA chaperone Hfq has product MAEKFNLQERFLNLLRTNKIECKIYFEGGFQTTGFIKSFDNFTILLEKKGQQSLVYKHAIKMIVPMKYVRLFQQDNSGQ; this is encoded by the coding sequence ATGGCTGAAAAATTTAATTTACAAGAAAGATTTTTAAATTTGTTGAGAACAAATAAAATTGAATGTAAAATTTACTTTGAAGGCGGATTTCAAACAACTGGTTTTATAAAATCCTTTGATAATTTTACCATATTACTGGAAAAAAAAGGACAGCAATCGCTTGTATATAAACATGCGATAAAAATGATTGTACCAATGAAATATGTAAGATTATTCCAGCAAGATAACAGTGGACAATAA
- a CDS encoding M23 family metallopeptidase — translation MKKLFIILIILFSFVLSFSQRFLPPVKDSYLTSSFGEYRDTGDKPHFHLGIDFSSFSRIGYPVNAAADGYVYKIWLNHKVYGNTIFLYHPDYDLITVYAHLNSFKGILSEIANSVISEVGNTFAEVKFPEDEIRVSKGEEIAYSGKSGEAEVPHVHFEVRELRKSGNEEIEIVRDALEFVDYIEMRPRKLEALEIRSNNRTFKLLEDQITEIPFATLPKLEVKADEKIGNNTKIIPRKISLRVNDELVYEIEFDAIRADEMYSANTVFGYGSNIFTYWLKLYSSSFITPIKVNRWNEIAFTLKDRNPAELILEDIWGSVKVYKLVLVKEM, via the coding sequence ATGAAAAAATTATTTATTATTTTGATTATTCTTTTTAGTTTCGTTTTATCTTTTTCACAAAGATTCTTACCACCAGTAAAAGATTCATATCTTACTTCATCTTTTGGAGAATACAGAGATACTGGGGATAAACCTCATTTTCACCTTGGTATTGATTTTTCATCATTTTCAAGAATTGGATATCCTGTAAATGCAGCTGCTGATGGTTATGTATATAAGATATGGTTAAACCACAAAGTTTATGGAAATACTATTTTTCTATATCATCCAGATTATGATTTAATAACTGTTTATGCACATTTAAATTCGTTTAAAGGTATACTATCCGAAATTGCTAATTCTGTAATCAGCGAGGTTGGAAATACTTTTGCAGAAGTTAAATTTCCTGAGGATGAAATTAGAGTATCAAAAGGTGAAGAAATTGCCTATTCAGGAAAATCTGGAGAAGCAGAAGTTCCACATGTGCATTTTGAAGTTAGAGAACTCAGAAAATCTGGAAATGAAGAAATTGAAATTGTTAGAGACGCTTTAGAATTTGTTGATTATATTGAAATGAGACCAAGGAAATTAGAAGCTCTTGAAATCAGGTCAAATAATAGAACATTTAAATTACTTGAAGATCAAATTACTGAAATTCCATTTGCTACTCTTCCAAAATTAGAAGTAAAAGCTGATGAAAAAATTGGAAATAATACGAAAATTATTCCAAGAAAAATTTCCCTACGCGTAAACGATGAGCTTGTTTATGAAATTGAATTTGATGCTATTAGAGCAGATGAAATGTATTCAGCCAATACTGTTTTTGGATATGGATCAAATATTTTTACGTACTGGCTTAAGTTATATTCATCATCATTCATAACTCCTATTAAAGTAAATAGATGGAATGAAATTGCATTTACATTAAAAGATAGAAATCCTGCTGAATTAATTCTTGAAGATATATGGGGAAGTGTAAAAGTTTATAAATTAGTATTGGTAAAAGAAATGTAA
- the metK gene encoding methionine adenosyltransferase — MKKRLFTSESVTEGHPDKVADQISDAILDALLEKDPFSRVAVETLVTTGVAMVAGEISTKAYVDIPKIVRQTILEIGYTRAKYGFDGETSAVLVSIDEQSPDIAMGVDKALEAKSGEIKDEDPYEKLGAGDQGIMFGYATNETPELMPLPIVLAHKLAYRLSEVRKNGTLKFLRPDGKTQVTVEYDENGKPIEVETVLISTQHEPDFTIEEIREALIEHVIKPIIPENLLTKNTRILVNPTGRFVLGGPHADTGLTGRKIIVDTYGGWVPHGGGAFSGKDPTKVDRSAHYMARYVAKNIVAAGLADEVMIQLGYAIGVAKPVSILIDTKGTAKVDEEKLYNVVTEMFDFRPGAIIKNLDLLKPMYKKTAAYGHFGRNDVEFPWEKTDKVNELKAAFGL; from the coding sequence TTGAAAAAAAGACTTTTCACAAGTGAAAGTGTTACTGAAGGGCACCCAGATAAAGTTGCTGACCAAATTTCAGATGCAATATTAGATGCTTTATTAGAAAAAGATCCATTTTCAAGAGTTGCTGTTGAAACATTAGTAACAACTGGTGTTGCAATGGTAGCTGGAGAAATTTCGACAAAAGCATATGTTGATATACCCAAAATTGTAAGACAAACAATTTTAGAAATTGGATATACACGAGCAAAATATGGTTTTGACGGTGAAACATCTGCTGTTTTAGTTTCAATTGATGAACAATCACCAGATATTGCTATGGGTGTAGATAAAGCATTAGAAGCTAAAAGTGGAGAAATAAAGGATGAAGACCCCTATGAAAAGTTAGGTGCTGGAGATCAGGGAATTATGTTTGGTTATGCTACAAATGAAACTCCAGAATTAATGCCATTACCTATAGTTTTAGCTCATAAATTGGCATACAGATTATCAGAAGTTAGAAAAAATGGTACATTGAAATTTTTAAGACCTGATGGGAAAACACAGGTTACTGTAGAATATGATGAAAATGGTAAACCTATTGAAGTTGAGACTGTATTAATCTCTACACAACATGAACCAGATTTTACTATAGAAGAAATAAGAGAAGCATTAATTGAACATGTAATAAAACCTATTATTCCAGAAAATTTATTGACAAAAAATACAAGAATTCTGGTTAATCCAACTGGAAGATTTGTGTTAGGTGGTCCTCATGCTGATACCGGTTTAACAGGAAGAAAAATAATAGTCGATACATATGGTGGTTGGGTGCCACATGGAGGAGGAGCATTCTCTGGTAAAGATCCAACAAAAGTTGATAGATCCGCTCATTATATGGCTCGATATGTTGCAAAAAATATAGTAGCTGCTGGATTAGCTGATGAAGTTATGATTCAATTAGGTTATGCTATTGGTGTAGCGAAACCTGTTTCTATCTTAATTGATACCAAAGGAACTGCTAAAGTTGATGAAGAAAAATTATACAACGTTGTAACTGAAATGTTTGATTTTAGACCTGGTGCTATTATTAAAAATTTAGATTTATTAAAGCCAATGTATAAAAAGACCGCTGCTTATGGACATTTTGGAAGAAATGATGTAGAATTTCCATGGGAAAAGACCGATAAGGTTAATGAATTAAAAGCTGCATTTGGATTATAA
- the rpsT gene encoding 30S ribosomal protein S20, with protein sequence MPNVKSAKKRVRQTAKRRLRNKSYKTRVKNSIKKVLLAIEEKQEKEVLNELLSNAFSVIDKAAKKGVIHRNNANRKKARLTKRVKEYLGETEK encoded by the coding sequence GTGCCAAATGTAAAATCTGCTAAAAAAAGAGTAAGACAAACAGCTAAAAGAAGATTGAGAAACAAAAGTTATAAAACAAGAGTTAAAAACTCTATCAAAAAGGTATTATTAGCTATTGAAGAAAAGCAGGAAAAAGAAGTTTTAAATGAATTGTTAAGCAATGCTTTCTCTGTTATAGACAAAGCTGCTAAAAAAGGTGTTATACATAGAAATAACGCAAATAGAAAAAAAGCAAGATTGACAAAAAGAGTTAAAGAATATTTAGGCGAAACTGAAAAGTAA